A window of Cryptomeria japonica chromosome 3, Sugi_1.0, whole genome shotgun sequence contains these coding sequences:
- the LOC131046740 gene encoding purple acid phosphatase 15, translating into MAATVLVLGVVAVLLIIPSLEATPIQTTLDGPFKPVTVSFPEGHRGAQASEDLPPDDPRVQRHVTGIFPEQISVSLSTHGSAWISWITGEFQIGDDVKPLDASSVDSVVKYGDSEDNLCNEASGYSLVYSQLYPFAGLQNYTSGIIHHVRLTGLKASTRYYYKCGDPYQSAMSRVLSFKTMPAPGPKMFPDRIAIVGDLGLTYNTTSTIDHLSRNDPDLILLVGDVTYANLYLTNGTGSDCYSCSFPDSPIHETHQPRWDYWGRFMEPLISRVPIMVVEGNHEIEEQVEHKMFTAYQSRFAFPSEESGSRSPFYYSFDAGGIHFVMIGGYIDYNKTGEQYRWLEHDLANVDRSVTPWLVATWHPPWYSSYKAHYREADCMRQEMEELLYKHGVDVVFNGHVHAYERSNRVFNYTLDPCAPLHITVGDGGNREKMAVLHADEPGNCPKPSSTPYTFMGGLCAYNFTSGPAAGKFCWDRQPDFSAYRESSFGHGILEVKNETHALWTWHRNQDAYNSKGDQIYIVRQPGVCSNQPKVMANIATL; encoded by the exons ATGGCTGCTACGGTATTAGTACTAGGAGTAGTAGCTGTACTGCTCATCATCCCATCTCTTGAAGCGACGCCCATTCAGACGACGCTTGATGGGCCTTTCAAGCCCGTCACTGTTTCATTTCCTGAAGGCCACAGAGGAGCGCAGGCTTCGGAGGATTTGCCGCCGGATGATCCACGCGTACAGAGACATGTGACGGGAATTTTCCCTGAGCAGATTTCTGTGTCTCTGTCAACTCATGGTTCCGCCTGGATCTCCTGGATCACAG GAGAGTTCCAAATTGGTGACGATGTGAAGCCCCTGGATGCTTCTAGCGTGGACAGTGTGGTGAAGTATGGCGATTCAGAGGACAATTTGTGTAATGAAGCATCTGGGTATTCATTGGTTTACAGCCAACTTTATCCCTTCGCTGGTTTGCAGAATTACACCTCTGGTATAATCCATCATGTTCGCCTTACAG GGCTGAAGGCCAGTACAAGGTACTATTACAAATGCGGGGATCCCTATCAAAGTGCCATGAGCAGGGTTCTGAGCTTCAAGACCATGCCAGCCCCGGGACCCAAGATGTTTCCTGATCGAATCGCCATTGTGGGTGACCTCGGCCTGACATACAATACTACATCCACTATAGATCACCTCAGCAGAAATGATCCTGATCTAATTTTACTTGTTGGGGATGTCACCTATGCAAATCTGTATCTGACCAACGGCACTGGTTCTGACTGCTACTCTTGTTCTTTTCCAGACAGTCCCATCCATGAGACGCACCAACCTCGCTGGGATTATTGGGGAAG GTTCATGGAGCCCCTGATTTCTCGAGTTCCTATTATGGTGGTGGAGGgtaatcatgaaattgaagaaCAGGTGGAGCATAAAATGTTTACAGCTTACCAGTCCAGATTTGCATTTCCAAGTGAAGAGAGCGGATCTAGAAGCCCTTTCTATTATTCATTTGATGCTGGAGGCATCCATTTTGTCATGATTGGAGGATACATAGATTACAATAAGACAG GGGAACAATACAGATGGTTGGAGCATGATTTAGCAAATGTTGATAGGAGTgtaactccctggcttgtggctaCTTGGCATCCACCTTGGTACAGCAGTTACAAAGCTCATTATCGTGAAGCTGATTGCATGCGACAGGAAATGGAAGAGCTTCTTTACAAACATGGTGTTGATGTTGTATTCAATGGCCAC GTTCATGCTTATGAGAGATCAAACCGAGTTTTCAATTACACATTGGATCCATGTGCCCCTCTACACATAACTGTTGGAGATGGTGGTAATAGGGAAAAAATGGCCGTACTTCATGCTGATGAACCAGGAAACTGCCCTAAACCTTCTTCCACACCATACACCTTTATGGGAGGTCTATGTGCCTATAATTTTACATCTGGTCCAGCAGCTGGGAAATTTTGTTGGGATAGGCAACCTGACTTTAGTGCATACAGAGAGAGCAGTTTTGGGCATGGAATTCTCGAG GTGAAAAATGAAACTCATGCACTGTGGACTTGGCATCGAAATCAAGATGCTTACAACAGCAAGGGGGATCAGATATATATTGTGAGGCAGCCAGGTGTTTGTTCAAACCAACCCAAGGTGATGGCAAACATTGCCACGTTATGA